The following coding sequences lie in one Silvanigrella aquatica genomic window:
- a CDS encoding cyclase family protein produces the protein MKLNQMKVIDLSHTIHSDIPSWEGGCACILKNLSDYDDSNAKVKFRIQDISLPLGLGTHMDTPAHCFKDKKTASEIDITNPIYECVVIDVSEKSNANYLISKSDIKEFEKQFGFINENSIVLFRTGWAKYWHNQHKYRNNLQFPSISEESALYLNEKNIAGIGIDTLSPDTINSEFEVHQIMLGNNRFIIENVANLELLPSTGTYLMVLPLKIQNATESPLRLVALMGGQA, from the coding sequence ATGAAATTGAATCAAATGAAAGTTATCGATCTCAGTCATACCATTCATTCGGATATCCCTTCGTGGGAAGGAGGATGCGCCTGCATTTTAAAAAACTTAAGCGACTACGATGACAGCAATGCAAAAGTAAAATTTCGCATTCAAGATATTTCTCTACCATTGGGACTCGGAACCCACATGGACACACCTGCACATTGCTTTAAGGATAAAAAAACAGCAAGTGAAATCGATATCACAAATCCTATTTATGAATGCGTGGTAATCGATGTCTCCGAAAAATCCAATGCAAATTATTTAATTAGCAAATCCGATATCAAAGAATTTGAAAAACAATTTGGTTTTATAAATGAAAATTCCATTGTTTTATTTCGCACAGGTTGGGCTAAATATTGGCACAATCAACATAAGTACAGAAATAATTTGCAATTTCCAAGCATTTCAGAGGAATCTGCTCTTTATTTAAATGAAAAAAATATTGCAGGCATTGGCATTGATACTTTATCCCCTGACACCATTAATAGTGAATTTGAAGTCCATCAAATTATGCTGGGAAATAACCGCTTTATTATTGAAAATGTGGCAAATCTTGAATTGTTACCTTCGACTGGTACTTATCTCATGGTATTGCCTTTAAAAATACAAAATGCCACAGAATCCCCGCTGAGACTTGTGGCTTTAATGGGAGGGCAAGCCTAA